The genomic window AGTTCGAGGGGCTGGCCCCGGCCTTCGGCGTGATGGCGCTGCGCGGGGAGCGGCTGGAGCGCGGCGCGGCCCTGGCGGGCGTGTCCGCCGAAGCGGCGCGCACGGACGCGCTGGCCAACATCCGCGCGGGCGCGGCGCTCCTGTCGGCCGAGGCCGACGCGCTGAAGGTGAACCGGGCGGAGCTGGGCGACTGGGCTGCGGCCGTGGTGCGCCTGAGCGGCATCACCCACACGGACGCGCAGGCCGAGTACGTGCACAACGAGGTGTTCGCCACGCTGCGCCAGGGCGTGGTGGCCGAGGGCGCCGGGGGCACGGTGACCGCCTCCATCATGCCCACCGAGGTGCAGGCGAAGTTCGCGCTGCCCTCGCTGCGCACCCAGTCCGCGGACTACGGCCCCGCCATCTGGCGGGCGTCGCCCAACTACAACGCCCGCCCCTCGGGCACCGACATCTCGATGATCGTCATCCACACCTGCGAGGGCGGCTACTCGGGCTGCTGGAGCTGGCTGACGAACTCGTCCGCGGGCGCCTCCGCCCACTACGTGGTGAACGAGAGCGGCAGTGAAATCACCCAGCTCGTGACCGAGGCCAACCGCGCCTGGCACGTGGCGGCCTCCTATAGCTGCAGCCTCAACGGCAACAAGGAATGCGGCCTGAACGGCCTGTCGACGAACCACTTCTCGGTGGGCATCGAGCACGGCGGCTACGCCAGCCAGACGAGCTTCCCCTCGGGGCAGATCGCCGCCTCGGCCAAGCTCTCGTGCGACATCTCCAAGAGCCAGGGCGTCGTCCGGGACAGCTACCACATCGTGGCGCACGGCCGGCTCCAGCCCAGCAACCGCACGGACCCGGGCCCCAACTGGCCGTGGACGACCTACATCGACAAGGTGAAGGCCGAGTGCGGCGATGGAGGGGGAACGACGCCGTCGCCCACCACCATCACCGTGGACTCCGACAACGCCAACAACAACGCGGCGGTGGCCAAGTTCACGGGCTCCTCCGGCTGGATCACCTCGGCGGCCTCGCCGGGCTACTACGGCTCGAACTACACCTACGCCGCCACCCAGGCGATCTCCGACACGGTCACGTTCTCGTTCTACCTGTCGGCCGCGGGCTCGCGGACCATCGACGCGTACTGGGTCGCCGGGACCAACCGCTCCACGGCCACGCCGTTCATCATCACCGACGCCTCGGGTAAGCAGCTGGCCAACGTGAAGGTGAACCAGCAGGCCAACGGCAG from Stigmatella erecta includes these protein-coding regions:
- a CDS encoding N-acetylmuramoyl-L-alanine amidase, whose protein sequence is MDSLRNPLAAAALALALSACGPQTPEGSEPAQSPASNAVADAARDAAGKGAPEGLDPLFEKAAREFNVPADLLKSISFTETRWQMVRGEEEFEGLAPAFGVMALRGERLERGAALAGVSAEAARTDALANIRAGAALLSAEADALKVNRAELGDWAAAVVRLSGITHTDAQAEYVHNEVFATLRQGVVAEGAGGTVTASIMPTEVQAKFALPSLRTQSADYGPAIWRASPNYNARPSGTDISMIVIHTCEGGYSGCWSWLTNSSAGASAHYVVNESGSEITQLVTEANRAWHVAASYSCSLNGNKECGLNGLSTNHFSVGIEHGGYASQTSFPSGQIAASAKLSCDISKSQGVVRDSYHIVAHGRLQPSNRTDPGPNWPWTTYIDKVKAECGDGGGTTPSPTTITVDSDNANNNAAVAKFTGSSGWITSAASPGYYGSNYTYAATQAISDTVTFSFYLSAAGSRTIDAYWVAGTNRSTATPFIITDASGKQLANVKVNQQANGSTWNALGTWSFPAGWNTVQVSRWAAEGYVVVADAIRVR